The following coding sequences are from one Paenibacillus sp. FSL R5-0912 window:
- a CDS encoding alpha/beta hydrolase fold domain-containing protein: MSIQVYTKRRSTKSFLFEKYLALRNTKKGFSSIENTTQFVKRAGLENSKPYRMGVVKFISRIKEEAFEGIKVFTINDQQSMTQKVILYIHGGAWVNQPLSFHWTFMDRMAQSLNAKIIAPIYPKIPNYNYKNTYPKLLNLYKDILGTVKSSEQLTIMGDSAGGNLSLGLAHLLKMNEIPQPKDIILFSACVDMALTNPLIPEYEKKDPMLSVGGMEVITRIWADDKSLNDPIISPIYGDFEDLGRITHFIGTHEGLYPDAMKLDDMLTGQGIEINTFVYPKMNHVFVIMPIPEALDAQRKIIEIINN; the protein is encoded by the coding sequence ATGAGTATACAAGTTTATACCAAAAGACGTTCAACAAAGAGTTTTCTATTTGAGAAGTATTTAGCTTTACGAAATACTAAAAAAGGCTTTTCCAGTATTGAAAATACGACACAGTTTGTAAAACGGGCAGGCCTAGAAAACAGTAAGCCCTATAGGATGGGTGTTGTTAAATTCATCAGCAGAATTAAGGAGGAAGCGTTTGAGGGGATTAAGGTTTTTACAATAAATGACCAACAATCCATGACGCAAAAAGTAATTCTCTATATCCATGGCGGCGCTTGGGTTAACCAGCCTTTAAGCTTCCACTGGACGTTCATGGATAGAATGGCACAGTCGCTTAATGCGAAAATAATAGCCCCTATTTATCCTAAAATTCCTAACTATAATTATAAAAACACCTATCCGAAGCTCCTAAACCTGTATAAAGATATTCTGGGAACCGTTAAAAGTTCTGAACAATTGACGATTATGGGCGATTCTGCAGGCGGAAACCTATCTCTAGGCCTGGCCCATCTGCTCAAGATGAATGAGATTCCCCAGCCCAAGGACATCATTCTATTCTCTGCCTGTGTGGATATGGCCCTTACGAACCCGCTTATTCCTGAATATGAAAAGAAGGACCCGATGCTGTCGGTGGGTGGAATGGAAGTCATTACAAGGATCTGGGCGGATGATAAAAGCTTAAACGATCCTATAATCAGTCCCATCTACGGTGACTTTGAAGACCTCGGAAGAATCACTCACTTCATCGGAACGCACGAAGGTCTATATCCCGATGCCATGAAGCTCGATGATATGCTGACCGGACAAGGAATTGAAATCAATACCTTTGTATACCCCAAAATGAATCATGTGTTTGTGATCATGCCTATCCCCGAAGCATTAGACGCCCAGCGGAAGATTATTGAGATTATTAATAACTAG
- a CDS encoding AraC family transcriptional regulator: MNPDHYDFTLGINLTPEEQDLSVLFSGEARPFPGHKIGPSVHDFYLIHTVLEGGGLFQSGMFSAECRSGDTFVIFPGALFSYQADQDVPWHYAWVAMQGIGVQGLLSAVGITREQPFMHSGNVTELHSLYERIRHAFTQSAYPRLESLEASGWARLLLHQFGLGNLSALPLHPAEMPEIIDRQIDQAIRWISLQFHQQISIDQLASSLGYHRVHLSKAFKQRTGLSPKQFLLKMRMDKARQLLGAPLTIEQVASSVGFNDALYFSKQFRKHTGMPPSEYRAGLRNGE, translated from the coding sequence ATGAATCCGGACCATTATGACTTCACTTTAGGGATTAATCTAACACCGGAGGAGCAGGATCTGTCTGTCCTGTTCAGCGGGGAGGCAAGACCTTTTCCTGGCCATAAAATCGGACCTTCCGTTCACGATTTTTATTTGATACATACTGTTCTGGAAGGCGGGGGGCTGTTTCAGAGCGGTATGTTCTCTGCCGAGTGCAGGAGTGGAGACACCTTCGTTATTTTCCCCGGCGCGCTCTTCAGCTATCAGGCAGATCAGGATGTCCCTTGGCATTATGCCTGGGTAGCCATGCAGGGGATTGGCGTTCAAGGACTTCTCTCCGCTGTCGGCATTACAAGAGAACAACCCTTCATGCATTCCGGTAATGTCACAGAGCTTCATAGCTTGTACGAACGAATTCGGCATGCCTTCACGCAGTCTGCTTACCCGCGGCTGGAGAGTCTGGAGGCTTCAGGCTGGGCGCGGCTGCTGCTTCATCAATTCGGGCTGGGTAATTTAAGTGCGCTGCCCCTGCATCCTGCCGAAATGCCCGAGATTATTGACCGGCAGATTGACCAGGCCATCCGCTGGATTTCGCTGCAGTTCCACCAACAGATCAGTATTGATCAACTGGCGTCCTCACTCGGCTACCACCGGGTGCATCTGTCCAAAGCTTTCAAGCAGCGAACCGGCTTGTCACCCAAACAGTTTTTGCTCAAAATGCGGATGGACAAAGCCAGACAATTGCTCGGGGCTCCGCTGACCATTGAGCAGGTAGCTTCGTCCGTGGGTTTCAATGATGCGCTGTATTTCTCGAAGCAATTCCGCAAGCACACGGGCATGCCGCCGAGCGAGTACCGGGCGGGTCTGAGGAACGGGGAATAG
- a CDS encoding alpha-glucosidase/alpha-galactosidase, which yields MSKVTFIGAGSTVFAKNVLGDIMATAALQGFEIALYDIDLQRLKDSENMLTNLKNSGGSTCTIIAYTDRKEALRGAKYVINAIQVGGYDPCTITDFEIPKKYGLRQTIADTVGIGGLFRNLRTIPVMLDFAADIREVCPDALFLNYTNPMAVLTNVMNTYGGVNTVGLCHSVQQCIPGLFSHLGIEQEGVQATIAGINHMAWLLKVTKDGKDLYPEIKRLAAEKQLEPHGDMVRYEMMLKFGYYITESSEHNAEYHPYFIKRNYPELIERFQIPLDEYPRRCVEQIGRWEQMRDELVNNQELTHERSHEYASYILEAMETNVPFKIGGNVMNTGLIPNLPKEACVEVPCLVDRSGVTPTYVGDLPPQCAALNRTNINTQLLTIEAAMTRKKEHIYHAAMLDPHTAAELSMDDIINMCDDLIDAHGDWLPDYQ from the coding sequence ATGTCAAAAGTTACATTTATCGGTGCAGGTAGCACGGTTTTCGCCAAGAACGTCCTAGGGGATATCATGGCGACAGCTGCACTTCAGGGGTTTGAGATTGCTCTATATGATATTGATCTTCAGCGGCTCAAAGACTCCGAAAATATGCTTACGAACCTGAAGAACAGTGGCGGCAGCACCTGTACCATCATCGCCTATACCGACCGCAAAGAAGCGCTGCGCGGCGCCAAATATGTAATCAATGCCATTCAGGTCGGTGGTTATGATCCATGCACCATTACAGATTTTGAAATTCCGAAGAAGTACGGCTTGCGTCAGACCATTGCGGACACTGTAGGCATTGGCGGATTATTCCGTAATTTACGCACGATTCCGGTCATGCTTGATTTCGCAGCGGATATTCGTGAGGTCTGTCCGGATGCGCTGTTCCTGAATTACACGAATCCGATGGCCGTTCTAACGAATGTGATGAACACTTACGGCGGCGTGAATACGGTGGGATTATGCCACAGCGTGCAGCAATGTATCCCCGGATTATTCAGTCACCTCGGGATAGAACAGGAAGGTGTACAGGCGACGATTGCCGGTATCAACCATATGGCTTGGCTGCTTAAGGTTACCAAGGACGGCAAGGATTTGTATCCGGAGATCAAACGCCTCGCTGCAGAGAAGCAGCTTGAGCCTCACGGTGATATGGTCCGCTATGAGATGATGCTGAAATTCGGCTATTATATTACAGAATCCTCCGAGCATAATGCGGAATACCATCCGTATTTCATCAAAAGAAATTATCCTGAGCTGATCGAGCGGTTCCAGATCCCTCTTGACGAATATCCGCGCCGTTGCGTAGAACAGATTGGACGCTGGGAACAGATGCGTGATGAGCTGGTGAATAATCAGGAGCTTACGCATGAACGTTCACATGAATACGCCTCTTATATACTGGAAGCGATGGAGACCAATGTGCCGTTTAAGATCGGAGGCAACGTTATGAACACAGGACTGATTCCTAATCTGCCCAAAGAAGCCTGTGTCGAGGTCCCTTGTCTGGTTGACCGCAGTGGAGTAACTCCGACCTACGTAGGCGATCTGCCTCCGCAATGTGCCGCACTGAACCGTACGAATATCAATACACAACTGCTTACGATTGAAGCCGCCATGACACGCAAGAAAGAGCATATCTACCACGCAGCTATGCTGGACCCGCATACAGCAGCAGAGCTATCGATGGATGATATCATTAATATGTGTGACGACCTGATCGATGCCCACGGTGACTGGCTGCCTGACTATCAATAA
- a CDS encoding NAD(P)/FAD-dependent oxidoreductase produces MEKQYADVAIIGGGPAGLNAALVLARAKKKVVVIDEGRPRNAVTGAVHGFITRDGIPPGEFRRIAQEEILAYPSASFVADTVISIAGTNGQFELSTVEGQMISSQKILFAVGMKDQPLSISGLKDVYGKSAFVCPYCDGWELRDQPLVVISKGTVLMHFAPVISGWTNQLTVCTNGPDELTEAQRQEFQHNDIPLYDSPIRHIDSNDGIVHQVVLEDGTAIPCRGIFFKPELVMGSDLPRSIGCECTETGVLAVNEYGKTNIPGIYSAGDAASMMHQAIASASAGSFVAAVMNNELNTEAWMKNLKEVR; encoded by the coding sequence ATGGAGAAACAATATGCTGATGTGGCAATTATCGGCGGCGGACCGGCTGGTCTGAATGCTGCTTTGGTGCTGGCAAGGGCAAAGAAAAAGGTAGTTGTAATTGATGAGGGGCGTCCACGCAATGCTGTAACTGGCGCGGTTCACGGGTTTATTACCCGCGATGGGATCCCTCCGGGGGAGTTCCGGAGAATTGCACAAGAAGAGATCCTGGCTTATCCTTCGGCATCATTCGTAGCGGATACAGTGATATCGATCGCAGGAACCAACGGTCAGTTTGAATTGAGCACGGTGGAAGGACAAATGATATCAAGCCAAAAAATATTATTTGCTGTCGGCATGAAGGATCAGCCGCTTTCTATTTCGGGTCTTAAGGATGTATACGGAAAAAGCGCCTTCGTCTGCCCGTATTGCGACGGCTGGGAATTAAGGGATCAGCCGCTTGTCGTCATCTCGAAGGGGACAGTCCTCATGCATTTCGCTCCGGTTATTTCCGGATGGACAAACCAGCTTACGGTTTGTACGAATGGTCCGGATGAATTGACGGAGGCTCAGCGCCAGGAGTTCCAGCACAATGATATTCCCTTGTACGACTCACCGATCCGGCACATCGACTCGAATGATGGCATCGTTCACCAGGTTGTGCTGGAAGACGGAACGGCGATTCCGTGCAGGGGAATCTTTTTCAAACCCGAGCTGGTGATGGGCTCTGATCTTCCGCGCTCTATCGGATGTGAATGTACGGAAACAGGAGTACTCGCCGTTAATGAATACGGAAAAACAAACATTCCGGGCATTTATAGCGCCGGGGATGCAGCATCCATGATGCATCAGGCTATAGCTTCGGCTTCGGCGGGCTCATTTGTGGCTGCAGTCATGAATAATGAGCTGAATACCGAGGCATGGATGAAAAACCTCAAAGAAGTCCGGTAG
- a CDS encoding DUF6138 family protein → MDYTLEAILEEMKMEIDKWLIYISDKEAEKIVKRTTLQAGIHGYALLEYTDGRVDVTDNLLGLNEPGKRKQTTPEQLTEVQVREQIIPELASYMQNKLNALPPAVLDYRFRFDGKFKVNEGVVHVRILEYVDEAKRQQLLERISLYIINKLESGKYPTKPLETFFLARHLLDEGLYPVLDSGRIIAVYDKIQELNKGNKQLAEHRNTITVALRNWVEDHWLPRYFENTGTQWQTGFTKKKDAVLENAGQETVALVIYAAVCILKYEPSYSRSAGLAFLQCALELGSVQAARLINHGSGAFTEEVTRLRYDQVECSANDVFAEVRIRINQETEESYAFALRFLTNLLKSGFPKSYQIKLTSSVKHWLPLKGLAKTGTHRFFANALEYPELYPLLEEYAIAAMETFEWYTDTEGEKCCMPGSYAVFGLGLTDQAYFPLALQYMEKVDVEHQSVQNRFTAALIEQYGINREMLPVLLPCMLYCTDSLKLKMTRELENVGLLRLLLDQVHGLHYYQVEHLVYLIWGGKSKLQKLADKAEGEQKQYLAGLIQAANRS, encoded by the coding sequence ATGGATTATACGCTGGAAGCAATTCTTGAAGAAATGAAGATGGAAATAGACAAGTGGCTCATCTATATCAGTGATAAAGAAGCAGAGAAAATTGTAAAACGGACCACGCTGCAGGCAGGCATTCACGGGTATGCTCTCCTCGAATATACGGATGGCAGAGTGGATGTGACAGATAATTTGCTTGGTTTAAACGAACCGGGTAAAAGGAAGCAGACTACTCCTGAGCAGTTGACAGAGGTACAAGTGCGGGAGCAAATCATTCCTGAGCTTGCTTCGTATATGCAGAACAAATTAAATGCATTGCCGCCGGCAGTCCTGGATTACCGGTTCAGGTTTGACGGGAAATTCAAGGTGAACGAAGGTGTTGTCCATGTGCGCATTCTTGAATATGTAGATGAGGCGAAGAGGCAACAGCTTCTGGAACGCATCAGCCTCTATATCATAAATAAGCTCGAATCTGGCAAATATCCGACCAAGCCGCTAGAAACTTTTTTCCTGGCCCGGCATCTCCTGGATGAAGGACTGTATCCCGTCTTGGATTCCGGCAGAATCATCGCTGTGTATGACAAGATACAAGAGCTGAACAAGGGGAACAAGCAGCTGGCTGAGCATCGCAATACTATCACCGTAGCACTTAGGAACTGGGTAGAGGATCATTGGCTGCCGCGTTATTTCGAGAACACAGGAACCCAGTGGCAAACGGGATTTACGAAGAAGAAAGATGCTGTACTGGAAAATGCCGGGCAAGAAACGGTTGCGCTCGTGATCTATGCTGCAGTTTGCATCCTCAAATATGAGCCTTCCTACAGCAGAAGTGCGGGGCTTGCCTTCCTGCAATGTGCGCTCGAACTCGGCAGTGTCCAGGCTGCACGGCTAATTAATCATGGCAGCGGTGCCTTTACTGAAGAGGTTACGAGATTACGCTATGATCAGGTGGAATGTAGCGCTAATGATGTATTTGCCGAGGTACGCATCCGTATTAATCAGGAGACAGAGGAGAGTTATGCGTTTGCACTCCGGTTTCTGACGAATCTGCTGAAGTCGGGCTTTCCAAAAAGCTATCAGATCAAGCTAACCTCCTCAGTTAAGCACTGGCTGCCGCTCAAAGGACTCGCCAAAACGGGCACGCACCGTTTCTTTGCGAATGCGCTTGAATATCCGGAGTTATATCCATTGCTTGAAGAGTACGCCATAGCTGCGATGGAAACCTTCGAATGGTATACGGACACGGAAGGGGAGAAGTGCTGTATGCCGGGCAGCTATGCGGTCTTTGGACTGGGTCTCACAGATCAGGCCTATTTCCCGCTGGCCCTTCAATATATGGAGAAGGTAGATGTTGAACATCAGTCTGTCCAGAATAGATTCACAGCTGCGTTAATCGAACAATACGGCATTAACAGAGAGATGCTTCCCGTGCTGTTGCCGTGTATGCTGTACTGTACAGATTCATTAAAGCTGAAGATGACGCGAGAGTTGGAGAATGTAGGGCTGCTTAGACTGCTGCTCGATCAGGTACACGGCCTGCATTACTACCAGGTGGAACATCTTGTCTACCTGATCTGGGGCGGAAAGAGCAAGCTGCAGAAGCTTGCTGACAAAGCTGAGGGAGAGCAGAAGCAATACCTTGCCGGACTGATCCAAGCGGCCAATCGGAGCTGA
- a CDS encoding collagen binding domain-containing protein, whose protein sequence is MKMKKISIWLVLILLVTQWTTSFGSFTERAHAEPSNITENLITSVSLAVYTDEHYSETVTGNVYQLDSYSELNYTWSLADGHGYEAGSTFEFNIPDQFELYNDLDGDLLFGGDTVGTYHVDKGNNHVVFTFNEFIEQYDHVQGTFTVRSLLSSKKIKGSTTQLVEFPINGGTQVIELHFKPNVSSTVEKKGTPLPQFYNPTQIGWTVDVNKVLESVGNAVVTDEIPDGLTLDTSTIVVRELEVKLDGTVIAGDIVPGSSYDATGSTPAKLDLKFKQSPITKAYRVEFTTDITASGEDAVSYENTAIFTGDNGLSKESKTTVTVGRGKPLNKVVVHHDDASQTTTWAVEFNYNEKNISANEAILKDTIDLNHKLIEGSLNVYPVTIKADGTGVKATEPLPESKYTITKSVVDGKNQFELKFKDAIDSAYRIEYKTKAPERVFENGKVTNTVTYGEHSDSASQNITQQILVKGNSEKDYLNKTVRWTITINKDSKTMENLKVTDTFVNAGLKLVPGSLTIKPVAGGPAVVTEVVYTEHDPVEANDGFTITFKAPISEPYTITYLTKFNFDWLAGGKNQFVNQALLEWVENGESKTITRTSTFDPRAEVKNNGLKNGSYNAFTKQISWNVGANYNMKTLTNAKLVDTISSGQVVVPDSVKVFKWIYGANGDPSVDVNVDEDDYKVTLNDGKLEVSFNKTINYAFYVTFKTTFADKVIDVKTVDNTALLYDGTTKESADLNASVNIPNGGEYIAKTGAQNNNKIDWTVYINRNQSVVKDALVTDTPSENQILLTNTYHLYKTNVAENGTITPASEELIRGTDYTLNFLKDSEGKESFELKFTKEISEAYILQYQSVITAQNNETVSNEVGLTGTNVKEVIKDTNSEVTVKLSSGSGTGSGVRGTLSIEKIDADNHSNTLKGASFDLFRVIGNEQIWINEGVTDEEGKLEFTKLLGGDYAVVEKTAPAGYLLDTTPHAVKINSTTGIELKITNKTSATPTPSPTATPTPTVAPTPSPTATPTPSPTVKPTATPTVAPTPVPTATPTVEPTPVPTATPTVAPTPVPTATPTVVPTPVPTATPAPTEPATPTATPTATPYVPSTPSSTPTTPSIPGVIVTPGPTVVPTVTPLGSPSASPEPTSEPTNAPTSTPVISSPPSPQPTAVNTIEDIPVEGEIPLGGIPSLGEDPEHGTVVITPDGKWKYTPDPGYTGKDKFTIIVSDNGEDQEIEIEVVVDEVPKGTIDEPSQNEPTNQSGLPGKLPQTGEESPIGMYLAGMGLIILGFVLSKRFKTRK, encoded by the coding sequence ATGAAAATGAAAAAGATTAGCATTTGGCTCGTACTTATTCTATTGGTTACCCAATGGACAACAAGCTTTGGCTCTTTCACTGAACGTGCTCATGCAGAACCCAGTAACATTACGGAAAATCTGATCACCAGCGTTTCTCTGGCCGTGTATACGGATGAGCACTACTCAGAGACAGTCACCGGCAATGTATATCAGCTTGATTCCTATTCTGAGCTGAACTACACGTGGTCATTAGCAGATGGGCATGGTTATGAAGCAGGCTCCACTTTTGAATTTAATATTCCCGATCAGTTTGAGCTTTATAATGATTTGGATGGGGATCTTCTATTTGGTGGGGATACAGTAGGTACCTATCATGTCGATAAAGGTAATAATCATGTTGTCTTTACGTTTAATGAATTTATTGAACAATATGATCATGTGCAGGGGACCTTTACTGTCCGTTCACTGCTTAGTTCTAAAAAAATAAAAGGGTCGACCACACAGCTTGTGGAGTTCCCGATCAATGGCGGCACCCAGGTAATTGAACTTCATTTCAAGCCTAACGTCAGTTCAACTGTAGAGAAGAAAGGTACTCCATTGCCTCAATTCTACAATCCAACGCAAATCGGCTGGACCGTCGATGTCAACAAGGTCTTGGAAAGTGTGGGCAACGCTGTCGTTACCGATGAGATTCCGGACGGGTTGACGCTTGACACAAGCACCATTGTTGTCCGTGAACTTGAGGTAAAGCTGGACGGTACAGTTATAGCAGGTGACATTGTTCCGGGTAGCAGTTATGATGCCACCGGGTCCACCCCGGCGAAGCTGGATTTAAAATTTAAACAGAGCCCAATCACCAAGGCGTATCGTGTAGAATTCACCACCGATATTACAGCCAGCGGTGAGGATGCAGTCAGCTATGAGAATACAGCTATTTTTACAGGAGACAACGGTTTATCAAAAGAATCGAAGACTACCGTAACCGTAGGACGTGGCAAGCCGCTTAACAAGGTAGTCGTGCATCATGATGATGCAAGCCAGACTACGACTTGGGCGGTTGAATTCAATTACAATGAAAAAAACATCTCTGCAAACGAAGCGATCCTGAAGGATACAATTGACCTCAATCATAAGCTCATCGAAGGTTCACTGAACGTATACCCAGTGACTATTAAAGCCGATGGTACAGGGGTTAAGGCTACTGAGCCACTTCCGGAGAGTAAATACACGATCACAAAATCAGTGGTAGATGGTAAAAATCAATTTGAACTCAAATTCAAAGATGCTATTGATTCGGCATACCGCATCGAATACAAAACTAAAGCGCCGGAACGTGTTTTTGAAAATGGCAAGGTCACTAATACAGTGACTTACGGTGAACATTCGGACTCAGCTTCCCAGAATATCACCCAACAAATATTGGTCAAGGGTAACAGCGAAAAAGATTATCTGAACAAGACAGTACGTTGGACAATTACGATCAACAAAGATTCAAAGACGATGGAAAATCTGAAAGTAACGGATACCTTCGTTAACGCTGGACTCAAGCTGGTACCGGGAAGCCTTACCATTAAACCGGTCGCTGGAGGTCCCGCTGTCGTTACTGAGGTTGTTTATACCGAACATGATCCTGTAGAGGCTAACGATGGGTTCACGATTACTTTTAAAGCTCCAATCTCTGAACCGTATACCATAACATACCTCACTAAGTTTAACTTTGATTGGTTGGCAGGGGGGAAAAACCAGTTTGTCAATCAGGCATTGCTGGAATGGGTGGAGAATGGAGAGTCTAAGACCATTACAAGAACATCGACATTCGATCCAAGAGCAGAAGTGAAGAATAACGGTCTCAAGAACGGTTCGTACAATGCCTTCACCAAACAGATTTCCTGGAATGTTGGGGCCAACTATAATATGAAAACCCTGACTAATGCTAAATTGGTGGACACGATCAGCAGCGGTCAAGTTGTGGTTCCGGATTCCGTTAAGGTATTCAAATGGATCTACGGTGCCAATGGAGACCCTTCGGTGGACGTAAACGTCGATGAAGATGATTACAAGGTAACTCTGAACGACGGGAAGCTTGAGGTAAGCTTTAACAAAACGATCAATTATGCCTTTTACGTTACCTTTAAGACTACTTTCGCGGATAAGGTTATTGACGTAAAGACTGTCGATAATACTGCATTGCTGTATGACGGCACAACCAAGGAATCCGCTGACCTGAATGCTTCGGTGAACATTCCTAACGGAGGCGAATATATCGCCAAGACAGGCGCACAAAACAACAATAAGATTGACTGGACGGTCTATATCAACCGTAATCAATCTGTTGTGAAGGACGCTCTGGTAACAGATACTCCGAGTGAGAATCAAATTCTGCTTACTAACACTTATCACCTCTATAAGACAAATGTTGCAGAAAACGGGACAATAACACCCGCAAGCGAGGAATTGATACGCGGCACAGATTATACACTGAACTTCTTGAAAGACAGTGAAGGCAAAGAAAGCTTCGAACTGAAGTTTACCAAAGAAATCTCGGAAGCTTACATTCTTCAATACCAATCTGTAATCACTGCACAAAATAATGAAACAGTCAGCAACGAGGTAGGTCTCACAGGTACGAATGTGAAAGAGGTTATCAAAGATACCAATTCTGAAGTCACGGTTAAGCTCTCGAGCGGTTCAGGCACAGGCAGTGGTGTCAGAGGTACGCTCAGCATTGAAAAGATTGATGCGGACAATCACAGCAATACTCTCAAAGGAGCATCCTTTGACTTATTCCGCGTCATCGGCAATGAGCAGATTTGGATTAATGAGGGAGTAACCGATGAAGAAGGCAAGCTTGAATTCACCAAGCTCCTCGGTGGAGATTATGCAGTAGTTGAAAAAACTGCACCTGCAGGTTATCTGTTAGATACGACACCTCATGCAGTTAAAATTAATTCAACTACAGGAATCGAGCTGAAAATCACAAACAAAACATCAGCGACGCCAACACCATCGCCGACGGCAACACCGACACCGACGGTTGCGCCAACACCATCGCCGACAGCAACACCAACACCATCGCCGACAGTGAAACCAACGGCAACACCGACTGTTGCGCCAACACCAGTACCAACAGCAACACCAACAGTTGAGCCAACACCAGTACCAACGGCAACACCAACAGTTGCGCCAACACCAGTACCAACAGCAACGCCGACTGTTGTGCCAACACCAGTACCAACAGCAACGCCAGCTCCGACGGAGCCAGCTACGCCAACAGCTACGCCAACAGCAACACCATATGTGCCGTCAACACCGTCATCAACGCCAACAACTCCTTCAATACCAGGAGTCATAGTCACACCGGGTCCAACAGTAGTTCCAACGGTGACACCATTAGGTTCACCATCAGCTTCACCAGAACCTACAAGTGAACCGACAAATGCACCGACATCAACACCTGTAATTAGCAGTCCGCCTAGTCCTCAACCAACAGCTGTCAACACAATTGAGGATATTCCGGTCGAGGGTGAAATTCCGCTTGGAGGAATACCTAGCCTGGGTGAAGATCCTGAGCATGGAACCGTCGTGATTACACCAGACGGGAAATGGAAGTATACACCTGACCCTGGCTACACCGGAAAAGACAAGTTCACTATTATCGTTAGCGATAATGGAGAGGACCAGGAGATTGAGATCGAAGTAGTGGTAGATGAAGTGCCTAAAGGAACAATTGATGAACCTTCACAAAATGAACCAACGAATCAAAGCGGTCTGCCGGGTAAGCTGCCTCAGACCGGTGAAGAAAGTCCGATAGGCATGTACCTAGCAGGAATGGGTCTGATCATCCTTGGTTTCGTGCTCTCGAAGAGATTTAAGACACGCAAGTAG
- a CDS encoding IS110 family transposase, with product MKYKQSKKQNQRITRISDKTLVVGADIAKETHVARAIDYRGIELGKDCVFSNTRTGLEQLVQWMKELQREHAKSDVLFGIEPTGHYWFNLAEYLGQHGIPLVIVNPHHVHKSKELEDNSPTKNDYKDAKVIADLVRNGKYSEPKLPTRIYADLRILMNLREKIMVNLGQVQRRVQNWQDRFFPEYTEVFKDWEGKASLITLDEFPTPGEIVGLGAEAIAQRWKKDVKRAVGTKRAQLLVETARGSIGLTEGLPAAKIEIKTLLEQYDMFARQLEEILSEVERLLGQIPGTKEMLTVPGVAVVTLAGFLAEVGDLSGYEHGQQIIRLAGLNLKENSSGKKKGKSSITKRGRAKLRALLFRAVMPMVAKNAEFKALHQYFTTRSQNPLKKKQSLVALCGKLIRVLHTLGTKHIPYDANSVLGPVRQAQLQMAA from the coding sequence ATGAAGTATAAACAATCGAAGAAGCAGAATCAACGGATTACACGAATTTCCGACAAGACCCTTGTCGTAGGCGCAGACATTGCGAAAGAAACCCATGTGGCTCGCGCTATCGACTACCGGGGGATTGAACTCGGAAAGGATTGTGTGTTCTCAAATACCCGTACCGGACTGGAGCAACTGGTTCAGTGGATGAAGGAGCTTCAGCGGGAGCATGCCAAGAGCGACGTCCTCTTTGGCATTGAGCCTACCGGACACTATTGGTTTAACCTGGCCGAGTATTTGGGACAGCACGGCATTCCTTTGGTCATTGTCAATCCGCATCATGTACACAAAAGCAAAGAACTGGAAGATAACTCACCCACGAAAAACGACTATAAAGACGCTAAAGTCATTGCCGATTTAGTGCGGAATGGGAAATACAGCGAACCTAAATTGCCAACGCGTATCTACGCAGATCTGCGAATTCTCATGAATCTTCGGGAGAAGATCATGGTGAACCTCGGGCAGGTGCAAAGGCGGGTGCAGAACTGGCAGGATCGCTTTTTCCCGGAATACACTGAGGTGTTTAAAGACTGGGAAGGAAAAGCCTCGCTTATTACTCTAGACGAGTTTCCGACGCCGGGTGAGATCGTAGGACTCGGTGCAGAAGCCATCGCTCAGCGGTGGAAGAAAGACGTGAAACGAGCGGTGGGAACGAAGCGAGCCCAATTGCTGGTCGAGACGGCGAGAGGCTCTATCGGTCTGACCGAAGGTCTTCCTGCAGCAAAGATCGAGATTAAAACACTTCTGGAGCAGTATGACATGTTCGCCAGACAGCTTGAAGAGATTCTGTCCGAAGTAGAACGTCTACTAGGGCAAATTCCAGGCACGAAAGAGATGCTTACCGTGCCCGGTGTGGCTGTAGTGACGTTAGCAGGATTCCTGGCGGAAGTGGGCGATCTGAGTGGTTACGAGCATGGACAGCAGATTATTCGGCTGGCCGGACTGAATCTCAAAGAGAATAGTTCGGGAAAGAAAAAGGGCAAGTCCAGTATTACCAAACGTGGACGTGCAAAGCTGAGGGCCCTGCTGTTCCGGGCGGTCATGCCCATGGTAGCAAAGAACGCCGAATTCAAGGCACTGCACCAGTATTTTACGACACGAAGTCAGAATCCACTGAAGAAAAAGCAATCCCTTGTGGCGTTGTGCGGGAAACTTATTCGCGTGCTTCATACGCTCGGGACGAAGCACATTCCATACGATGCAAACAGCGTGTTAGGGCCGGTCCGTCAGGCCCAGCTACAGATGGCAGCCTAA